In Candidatus Schekmanbacteria bacterium, the DNA window AGAAAGATATTGAACACTTTAATGCCTTAACCAATTTTGAAAACGGCAGGATGTCTATCCTGCCGTTTTTTTATTTTATTGAAATCGATTATGTATAATGAATCTTGGAAAGGACTTGTAGATTTTTACGAACTTGCATTTGGAAGCTGGATTGCATACATATTCTTGGTATGGATGTGGCGAAAGCTTCTGAAATATGAGCATCAGGGCTGGCGATATTCATTAGCTCTTCTCCTTAGCGCAAGTTTTTACATAATCAATCATTATTTTCTCAGAGCACCTTTTTATAATCCCCTCATTTGGTCTTATACAATTTTCTTCATAATTGTCTGGTATTTCCTCTTTGTTCATTCCTTCCCCTTCTCCACAGTAAAAAAAATATTCGCTTTCTTATCAAATTTCCTTTTTGCAGCGGTTTATGTCCTTGCTGAAAACATTGCCAGATGGGCACATCAGGGAAAAATAATACGGGGAGTTGAAATACCTGAATTTATATTTATGATTATATCCTGCCTTGCTACTCTCGGCATCATTCTATCCCATCGCAAAAAAGGATAAATCACTTCATCTCAATATTTCAATTGTCGCATACTTGCTTTCGCCAATAATTATTCGTCGTGGTAAAAAAAATGGATAGACAAAATCTTTCAATACTGCTTCCCTTCAACTTTTAAATGTTTACTTCAACACAAGAAATGATTATAAGAATTGAAGTTTATTATCGATTAAAAAAATATCATAAAAATCCTATTGATGAAATAATTGGAGGATAAATAAATGGTACCTTTTGATGTAATGAAATCGATTTCCACAAAAACTGAATCAAAGATTTTATTTCTAATTCTCGATGGTCTCGGAGGTTTGCAAAATCCAACGACAGGAAAATCTGAGCTCGAAAGTGCAAATATTCCCAATATAAACAAACTTGCCTCTGAATCAGTATGTGGTTTGTCGGTCCCAGTATCTCATGGTATCACACCCGGAAGTGGTCCCGGCCACCTTTCTCTTTTTGGCTATGACCCCTTCAAATACAATGTTGGAAGGGGAGTCCTCGAAGCCCTTGGAGTCAATTTTCCCCTTCAGCCAGGCGATGTTGCCTTTAGAATAAATATGGCGACTGTTGATGAAAATGGAATTATTACAGACAGGCGGGCAGGAAGGATACCAACGGAAAAATCAAAAAAGATATGTGAAGAACTCGATGAAAAGATCGAAATTCCGGGCATTGAAACTTTTGTTATGGCTGTTAAAGAGCATCGAGGCGCTCTTGTATTCAGAGGTAAAAACCTTGCAGGCAATATTGCAGATACCGATCCTCAAAAGGAAGGGTTAAAACCAAAACCGGCAATAGCTCTCGATGAAGAGAGCAAATACACAGCGGAGCTTGCAAATAAATTTATAGAAAAAGCCGCAGAAATTATGAAAGACAAGTCTCCTGCAAATTTCATAATGCTTCGCGGTGCTTCAGGATACCATGGATTTCCACAAATGCAGGACATATATAAGCTCACCCCTGCGGCTATTGCCACCTACCCGATGTATAAAGGTATTGTCCGCCTTTTGGGAATGGATGTAGTCGATACAGGCGACACTTTTGAGGGGGAAATAAAAGCCCTTCATAAATATTATGACAAATATGATTTCTTCTACTTTCATATAAAAAAGACTGATGCAAAAGGTGAAGATGGAAATTTTGAAGGTAAAATTGAAGCATTGGAGGAAGTGGACAAAAAACTTCCTGAAATCCTCGAGCTGAATTTTGATGTAGTAGTTTTGACAGGAGACCATTCTACACCTGCAATGATGAAATCTCATAGCTGGCATCCCTTGCCTGTTTTGATTAAAGGGAAATTCTGCCGACCTGATAGTGTTGAACATTTCAATGAAAAAGAGTGCGCAAAGGGAGGGCTGGGAGTAATTCAGGCAGTCGATATTATGCCGTTAGCGCTTGCAAATGCAGGAAAACTTTTGAAGTACGGCGCATAAGCAGAATTATAAATAACTTGAATCATAAGTTTACTTTTAAAGAAAACGCTTGCTCTTTCTAACGACAAGCCATTTACCAGCCATAAGAGTTCATTATAAAGGAGAGTGAAAACTTTTTCTTCTAATGGACTCAGTAAAAAGTATAGAACTCTTTCATAATTCCGCAAAGAATAATTCTGTTCTTTCTCATCTCTTCTTGGCACAAATCATAATTGAAAGCACATTCATTTGGTTTTTTGGGTTACGAAACTTATGCACTAAGTAGTTTTTCTTTTCTTTAAATCTTCCATCGAGCTTAGTCAAGGGCGCTATCGTTACATCTTTCCATCCGCATTTCTCTAAAATCTCCCTATATCGATAAGGTCTTACTCTGTTTGGAATCCCCCGAAAATATAATAGATTATAGAATTTTTCACTGAACCTATAAATATTGTTTGGGTCTCTATCTCGTATCCATCTCGAGTGTGTCTGCAAATCTACCTGAGCTATAAAAACAGCGCCCGGTTTGCATACAACAGACAACTGCTCGATCGTTTTTTCAATGTCATCGAAATGTTCAAATGCCGCATAACTGAATACAATATCAATGCTCTCTTCCTCAAAGGAATCCTCTATATCGAAATCATCACGGCAAATATATTTTATTCTACATTGTTCTCCTGATTTAAATTTTTCAAGCTCTTCATAAATAAAGTCAATATTTGAATCCTTATTGTTTCTTTCAAGATAATTTAGAAACTCATCATACAAATTTGGTGATACATCTCGAGCCAAATTTTTGATGTCAATACTGTAATATTTCTCAACACCTTTAGCCAATAAACTTATCCCCGTGCCCAACCCTGCCCCGGGGGCGAGTTCAAGCACTGTTTTCCCTTTAATATAATCTTTCTGCTGAGTATAGAGCGCCAAATAAAAGAGCCAAAGATTCACCGTCCTTATATCATAATCAATGCATTCTTCGACTGATGCAGCTTTCGGTGATGCATACCCAAAAAGGGAATACTTGATTTTCGAAAAGAATAAAAAAAATGCACCTAAAACTTTATAATACATATCAAAATGTCTTCGCTATTGCTTTTGCCTTCCCTATGGCTTGTTCCTTCATTCTTTCAGCAATTTCAGCCCCTTCTTGAAGTGTTGGTTCAAGTATTAAACTATAACTATCTGTTATTCCAATAAATTTAAAAACTAATTCAAGATATTTTTTCTGCAAATCAAATGCCTCTCTTTCGCTTCCTTCAGGATACTTTCCCCCACGGGCATAGACTATAAAAAGTTTTTTCCCTTCGAGCAATCCTTTATACCCTGTCTCAGGTGAATAGGAAAAAGTATAGCCGGGCTGAATTATTATGTCGAAGAATTGTTTCAATCTGTAGGGTATCCCAAAATTCCACATTGGCACAGCAAATACATATTTATCCGCTGATTTAAATTCAGTTATAACCTCTTCTACTCTCTTCCAAGCCCTTTCTTCATCTGCTGAATGTTTCAACCCATGCATAATTGTATATTTTGCATTGACCTCAATTGAATCAAAGGTTGGTAAATTCATTGCAAAAACATTTTCTACTGCAATCTCATCCTGTGGATTTACTCTTCTATATTCCTCAACAAAGGCATCTGCTACTGCTATCGAATAGGACCTTTCAAGGCGTGGTGAAGATTGAAGATATAATAATTTGCTCATCTTTTTTCTCCTTTGATTGAAAATCTACTTAATATATTATCAAAAATGAAATAAAATTCATATTTACATAAACAACAAACAAACTTTTCTCACTTTCTCTTTTGACGATTGATACAGCAATCTATATGGGCCTATGGTATCGAGGAATTTTAGAGTATTGCTGAAAATTATTCCTGTGGAAGTATTATAACCTTGATTGAATTCTGAGCCTCAGCTACCAAACGGAATCCTTCAGCTGTTTCATCAAGCGTCAGACGATGGGTAATCAAATCTTTAACATCAACTCGCTTTGCCCTTAAAAGTTCAATGGCAGTTGTCGTATCACCCGGCGGCCCCGCATAAGATGAAGTTATTGTAATTCCATCACGCCAAAGATTCCAAAAATCCACCGCTACCTCTGTCCCCGGCTCAGGCAATGCAAATAGAAGAAGCGTACCCCCTCTATCAACACTCTTTAAAGCCTGCTTCAAAGCTGGTACAGCGCCTGCGCATAAAATTACTAAATCAGCAAGGCGTCCTCCATTTGCATCTTTCAATAAATCGGCATTAAAATTCTTTGCATTGAAAACAGCATCTGCTCCACATTTCTTTGCAGAATCGATTCGGAATTCATTT includes these proteins:
- a CDS encoding 2,3-bisphosphoglycerate-independent phosphoglycerate mutase, coding for MVPFDVMKSISTKTESKILFLILDGLGGLQNPTTGKSELESANIPNINKLASESVCGLSVPVSHGITPGSGPGHLSLFGYDPFKYNVGRGVLEALGVNFPLQPGDVAFRINMATVDENGIITDRRAGRIPTEKSKKICEELDEKIEIPGIETFVMAVKEHRGALVFRGKNLAGNIADTDPQKEGLKPKPAIALDEESKYTAELANKFIEKAAEIMKDKSPANFIMLRGASGYHGFPQMQDIYKLTPAAIATYPMYKGIVRLLGMDVVDTGDTFEGEIKALHKYYDKYDFFYFHIKKTDAKGEDGNFEGKIEALEEVDKKLPEILELNFDVVVLTGDHSTPAMMKSHSWHPLPVLIKGKFCRPDSVEHFNEKECAKGGLGVIQAVDIMPLALANAGKLLKYGA
- a CDS encoding class I SAM-dependent methyltransferase, which gives rise to MYYKVLGAFFLFFSKIKYSLFGYASPKAASVEECIDYDIRTVNLWLFYLALYTQQKDYIKGKTVLELAPGAGLGTGISLLAKGVEKYYSIDIKNLARDVSPNLYDEFLNYLERNNKDSNIDFIYEELEKFKSGEQCRIKYICRDDFDIEDSFEEESIDIVFSYAAFEHFDDIEKTIEQLSVVCKPGAVFIAQVDLQTHSRWIRDRDPNNIYRFSEKFYNLLYFRGIPNRVRPYRYREILEKCGWKDVTIAPLTKLDGRFKEKKNYLVHKFRNPKNQMNVLSIMICAKKR
- a CDS encoding FMN-dependent NADH-azoreductase, with the translated sequence MSKLLYLQSSPRLERSYSIAVADAFVEEYRRVNPQDEIAVENVFAMNLPTFDSIEVNAKYTIMHGLKHSADEERAWKRVEEVITEFKSADKYVFAVPMWNFGIPYRLKQFFDIIIQPGYTFSYSPETGYKGLLEGKKLFIVYARGGKYPEGSEREAFDLQKKYLELVFKFIGITDSYSLILEPTLQEGAEIAERMKEQAIGKAKAIAKTF